A single genomic interval of Candidatus Polarisedimenticolaceae bacterium harbors:
- a CDS encoding polysaccharide deacetylase family protein, with protein sequence MSGIPVLMYHWVNDDLGNHLRLYGVAPGAFASQMRSLSSRGRRAGTLDDLLAHVRGSTPAPDGTIVLTFDDGYRDNVENAGPVLEALGWTATIFVVTDRAGGVNAWDARYGDTPRPILSWDEMRALDGKVFRFEPHSRTHRPLPTLDDAQAADEIGGSKRRLEDELGRASRVFSYPHGEFSRRVEGYVRAAGFEAAVTDLQGLNTAGTDPLRLKRTMITSRDVAATYFIKSSTGYGVAGMWDEGLRRLAGRPPRWERAR encoded by the coding sequence ATGAGCGGCATCCCGGTGCTGATGTACCACTGGGTCAACGACGATCTGGGGAACCACCTCCGCCTGTACGGCGTCGCCCCGGGGGCCTTCGCATCGCAGATGCGCTCGCTCTCGTCGCGCGGTCGCCGCGCGGGGACGCTCGACGATCTGCTCGCGCACGTCCGCGGGTCGACGCCCGCCCCCGACGGGACGATCGTCCTGACCTTCGACGACGGCTACCGCGACAACGTCGAGAACGCCGGCCCGGTCCTCGAGGCGCTCGGCTGGACGGCGACGATCTTCGTCGTCACCGACCGGGCGGGAGGGGTCAACGCCTGGGACGCGCGCTACGGCGACACGCCGAGACCGATCCTCTCCTGGGACGAGATGCGCGCGCTCGACGGGAAGGTCTTCCGATTCGAGCCGCACTCGCGCACGCACCGCCCGCTCCCGACCCTCGACGACGCGCAGGCGGCGGACGAGATCGGGGGATCCAAGCGCCGCCTCGAAGACGAGCTCGGCAGGGCTTCGCGGGTCTTCTCGTACCCGCACGGCGAGTTCAGCCGGCGCGTCGAGGGGTACGTGCGCGCGGCGGGGTTCGAGGCGGCGGTCACCGACCTCCAGGGCCTCAACACCGCCGGGACCGACCCGCTGCGCCTGAAGCGCACGATGATCACCTCGCGCGATGTCGCCGCGACCTACTTCATCAAGTCGTCGACCGGGTACGGCGTCGCGGGGATGTGGGACGAAGGCCTCCGCCGGCTCGCCGGCCGTCCCCCGCGCTGGGAGCGGGCGCGGTGA
- a CDS encoding glycosyltransferase family 39 protein — MTQAPSRAEQLAAWASLAVLAAFYVKTLGVPSFWLDEAWEANYYAGYEPEPWYNRPMALMAAQRAIATIAGPSELALRALPCLAALAAVALLWRLARRRLGATEAWIGAAALALAPPFVLLAHQLKHYPFDALATVALWTALDAWRQRRSAWSAAAFAATGCVAFGFSFTAPFAIAGCAVAALAASRADRRGLGTFATACAATAAVFAAVYLAFHAADASNPNTVDWFEGAYPPSGGIVAWVRWALAQTVEIAKLHTGAPSGLALAAVAGAGLLAARADGRWIFVAAGGALAAALAAGTLRMYPYGAARTTLWIAPAIALTVGCAFGTFVGDGRARAARALVAAAFAYLAFYPALRDLGPYLSTGWKKEHLRPFVETIARERRAGEAIYVYEDALSAFRFYWRRLGREGVDPDLAIAPRSRLDLARHRVAVDALAERYDRVWGVYTHVSREEMDAIRAALAARYERVRGGEDGDARWDLWVRRAGAAP; from the coding sequence GTGACGCAGGCCCCGTCCCGCGCCGAACAACTCGCCGCCTGGGCCTCGCTCGCCGTCCTCGCCGCCTTCTACGTGAAAACGCTCGGGGTGCCTTCGTTCTGGCTCGACGAGGCGTGGGAGGCGAACTACTACGCGGGATACGAGCCGGAGCCCTGGTACAACCGCCCGATGGCGCTGATGGCGGCGCAGCGGGCGATCGCGACGATCGCCGGGCCTTCGGAGCTGGCGCTTCGCGCGCTCCCGTGCCTGGCGGCGCTCGCCGCGGTCGCGCTCCTGTGGAGGCTCGCGCGGCGACGCCTGGGAGCGACCGAGGCCTGGATCGGCGCGGCGGCGCTGGCCCTGGCTCCTCCATTCGTGCTGCTCGCGCATCAGCTGAAGCACTACCCCTTCGACGCCCTCGCGACGGTGGCGTTGTGGACGGCGCTCGACGCCTGGCGCCAGCGGCGCAGCGCCTGGAGCGCGGCCGCCTTCGCGGCGACGGGATGCGTCGCGTTCGGCTTCTCGTTCACCGCGCCCTTCGCGATCGCGGGATGCGCCGTCGCGGCGCTCGCGGCCTCGCGCGCGGATCGGAGGGGCCTCGGCACCTTCGCGACGGCGTGCGCCGCGACGGCGGCGGTCTTCGCGGCGGTCTACCTCGCGTTCCACGCCGCCGACGCCTCGAATCCCAACACCGTGGACTGGTTCGAGGGGGCCTACCCTCCGTCGGGGGGGATCGTCGCGTGGGTGCGCTGGGCCCTGGCGCAGACCGTGGAGATCGCCAAGCTCCACACCGGCGCCCCGTCGGGACTCGCGCTGGCCGCCGTCGCGGGCGCGGGGCTTCTCGCCGCGCGCGCGGACGGCCGCTGGATCTTCGTCGCGGCCGGCGGCGCCCTCGCGGCGGCCCTCGCGGCGGGCACGTTGCGGATGTACCCGTACGGCGCGGCGCGGACGACCCTCTGGATCGCCCCTGCGATCGCCCTCACCGTCGGCTGCGCCTTCGGGACCTTCGTCGGCGACGGGCGCGCTCGCGCGGCCCGGGCGCTCGTCGCGGCGGCCTTCGCCTATCTGGCCTTCTACCCGGCGCTCCGCGACCTGGGCCCGTACCTCTCGACGGGATGGAAGAAGGAACACCTTCGGCCGTTCGTCGAGACGATCGCGCGCGAGCGTCGCGCCGGCGAGGCGATCTACGTCTACGAGGACGCCCTGTCCGCGTTCCGCTTCTACTGGCGCCGGCTCGGGCGCGAGGGCGTCGATCCCGATCTCGCGATCGCGCCGCGCAGCCGTCTCGACCTCGCGCGGCACCGCGTCGCCGTCGACGCCCTCGCGGAGCGCTACGATCGCGTCTGGGGGGTGTACACGCACGTGAGCCGCGAGGAGATGGACGCGATTCGCGCGGCGCTCGCGGCGCGATACGAGCGGGTCCGCGGGGGCGAGGACGGAGACGCACGCTGGGACCTGTGGGTCCGGCGCGCCGGCGCGGCTCCGTGA
- a CDS encoding glycosyltransferase encodes MSARIAVVVPTFQRRALVTRAVAALAAQRPAGIASQLEVVVVCDGSTDGTAQALRASAPSNLALRVIEQANAGQAAARNAGAAATSAPGLLFLDDDMIAAADLVAVHLEAAAANPSAARSGSIAVDPGSPRSFVTEGLRRWGERRDARLAGAPELPWDEALTGHLYVPREAFEAAGGFEASFTASGGFGGEDLEFGWRLARSGVPLAFEPRAVTYQVYAKTFRELARDIRRAAAGDVRLAARHPEAAVRLLLGSPGTLPPWERRALALSRRHPALAGVLFAPLLAVLDAASRAGRCGNRWEHAHAVARAHLYGLGLVDAAKATR; translated from the coding sequence GTGAGCGCGCGGATCGCGGTCGTCGTGCCGACCTTCCAGCGCCGCGCCCTCGTGACGCGCGCGGTCGCGGCCCTCGCCGCGCAGCGGCCCGCCGGCATCGCGTCGCAGCTCGAGGTCGTGGTCGTCTGCGACGGGAGCACCGACGGGACCGCGCAGGCGCTTCGGGCCTCGGCACCGTCGAACCTCGCGTTGCGCGTGATCGAGCAGGCCAACGCGGGCCAGGCCGCCGCGCGCAACGCCGGCGCCGCCGCGACGTCCGCTCCGGGCCTCCTCTTCCTGGACGACGACATGATCGCGGCGGCGGACCTCGTCGCCGTCCACCTCGAGGCGGCGGCGGCGAACCCCTCGGCGGCGCGTTCGGGCTCGATCGCCGTGGACCCGGGGTCGCCGCGTTCGTTCGTCACCGAGGGACTGCGCCGGTGGGGAGAAAGGCGCGACGCGCGCCTCGCCGGGGCGCCCGAGCTCCCGTGGGACGAGGCGCTGACCGGCCATCTCTACGTCCCCCGGGAGGCGTTCGAGGCCGCCGGGGGCTTCGAGGCGTCGTTCACCGCGAGCGGCGGTTTCGGCGGCGAGGACCTCGAGTTCGGTTGGCGCCTGGCCCGGTCCGGCGTTCCCCTCGCCTTCGAGCCCCGCGCGGTGACCTACCAGGTCTACGCGAAGACCTTCCGCGAGCTCGCACGCGACATCCGGCGCGCGGCGGCGGGGGACGTGCGGCTCGCCGCGCGCCATCCGGAAGCGGCGGTGCGCCTCTTGCTCGGATCGCCGGGAACGCTCCCGCCATGGGAGCGCCGCGCGCTGGCCCTCAGCCGGCGGCACCCGGCGCTGGCGGGCGTGCTGTTCGCGCCGCTGCTCGCGGTGCTCGACGCGGCGTCACGGGCGGGGCGCTGCGGGAACCGCTGGGAACACGCCCACGCGGTCGCCCGGGCGCACCTCTACGGGCTCGGGCTCGTCGACGCCGCGAAGGCGACGCGGTAG